The Methylopila sp. M107 genome contains the following window.
GAGCTCTACGCGTTCTCGCGCAAGCTCGCCGCGGTCGGAACCGAGGACGACCTTCTCTGGGCCGCGGCCCATCAGGTGGCGCTCATGCTCAAGGCCGACGTCGTGCTGCTGACCGCCCAGTCCGGCGGCCTCGCCTTCGGCGGCGCCTATCCGCCCGAGGACGCGCTCGCCCCGGCGGAGATCGCGGCGGCCACGTGGGCGTTCGAGCACGACGAACCGACGGGGCGCGGCGCGCCGACGCTTCCCGGAGCGACACGTCTGTTCCTGCCGCTCAGGACCAGCCGCGGCCGCCTCGGCGTCGTGGGCGTGGCGCGCCGCGCCGACGGACCAGTCCTCACGCCTGTCGAACGCCGCCTGCTCGACGCGCTCGCCGACCAGACCGCCGTGGCGCTTGAGCGCGTGCGGCTCGGGGCGGACGTCGACGAGGCGCGGCTCGAGGCCGAGACAGAGCGTTTGCGGGGCGCTCTCCTCACCTCGGTGAGCCACGACCTGAGAACGCCGCTCGCGACCATCATGGGCGTGATCACGAGCTTGCGCAGCTACGGCAAGCTCTACGACGAAGCGACCCGCGACGAGATGCTGGCGAGCGCCGAGACCGAGACCGAGCGCCTCAATCGCTTCGTGGCGAATCTGCTCGACGTGGTCCGGATCGACGCCGGCGGCGTCGCGGCGAAGCGTGAGCCGCTCGACGTTGAGGACATTGCGGGCGTCGCATTGCGGCGCGCCGGCGGGGCGCTCGGCGACCGCGTCGTGTCGCTCGACTTCCCCGAGGAGCCGCTCACGGCGCTTGGCGATCCGGTGCTGTTCGAGCACGCGCTGATGAATATTCTGGAGAACGCCGGCAAGCACACGCTGCCGGACGCGCGCATCGCCGTCGAGGGCGCGCTGGAGGGCGGGCATGTGGAGCTGAGCGTGACCGACGACGGTCCCGGGATTGACCCGGCGGACCGCCCCCATGTCTTCGACCGCTTCTATCGCTCCGCCGGCGGGGACCGGAAAACGCCCGGCGCCGGCCTTGGCCTCGCGATCGCTAAGGGTTTCATGGAGGCGCTCGGCGGCTCCGTATCCGTCGAGGCCGCGCCGTCCGGCCGCGGCGCCCGCTTCGTGCTGCGGCTGCCGGCGGCGGGCCGGTCGGGGAGACCTTCCTGATGGCGTCGAGCGCGATCACGGTCCTGATCGTCGACGACGAGGCGCCGATCCGGCGTTTCCTCAAGACGACGCTGACCGTCAACGACTACAAGACGATGGAGGCAGAGACCGCCGCAGAGGCGCTCCGGCTGATGCGCCACGTGTCGCCCGAGCTCGTACTGCTGGACCTTGGTCTGCCGGACATGGACGGGCTCGACCTGATCCGCGAAATCCGCGCCAAAAGTCCGGTCCCGATTGTGGTTCTTTCTGCACGCGGCGAGGAGGTCGCGAAGGTCGCGGCGCTCGATCTCGGGGCCGACGACTATGTGACGAAACCGTTCGGCGCCGGTGAGCTGATGGCCCGAATGCGCGCGGCGCTCCGCCACCGGCTTGCCGACCGTGGCGCCGAACCCGTGTTCAGTGCAGGTCTCATCAGCATCGACCTCGCACGCCATGTCGTGACCCGAGCCGGCGTCGAAGTGAAGCTCAGCCCTAAGGAATTCGCGATCCTTAAGGAGCTCGTGGTCCATGCTGGTAAGGTGCTGACACACCGCCATCTGTCGCGCGCGGTCTGGGGTCAAGACGACGGCGACCAGACCTCGCTCCGCGTGTTCATCCGCCAGCTTCGCGTCAAGCTCGAATCTGACCCCGCACGACCAAAACTCGTTTTGACTGAACCAGGCGTTGGATATCGGCTGACCAGCTGAAGATTTATAACGGCTTTATGGTTACAGAATATGTAATATAAAGAACTGAATTGCTGATCAATTCTATATGTAACTATTATTACTGTATGATTTGCATCGGCTGCCGTGCCAGCATCGACTCTCAGGGCGCTTCAGCGTCGCGCAAGCCGAGCGCGCGAATTCGCTGCACGCTATCTGGCGCGACGGCGGCAGCGCGCGCCCGAGCGTCGATGGGACAGGCGAGGGCGTGTCTGCCTCGAACAGCGCGCAGGTATCCGGCGCGACGGCTGAGCCGCGCCAATTCGCTGCAATCGGAATGTGTACAAGCACTGGATCAGGCGGGTGAGGCTGCGCGCGGAATCGCCCGCGTCGCGCTGACTAGGGCGTCGAGACCGTTCGCCAGCGCCCTCAATGATAAACTTATTGTAATAGTCTGATCTGGAACGGGCGCTCGCGCGCTTTGTT
Protein-coding sequences here:
- a CDS encoding response regulator, encoding MASSAITVLIVDDEAPIRRFLKTTLTVNDYKTMEAETAAEALRLMRHVSPELVLLDLGLPDMDGLDLIREIRAKSPVPIVVLSARGEEVAKVAALDLGADDYVTKPFGAGELMARMRAALRHRLADRGAEPVFSAGLISIDLARHVVTRAGVEVKLSPKEFAILKELVVHAGKVLTHRHLSRAVWGQDDGDQTSLRVFIRQLRVKLESDPARPKLVLTEPGVGYRLTS